Within the Alteromonas sp. M12 genome, the region GATTGCGGATATTGCAACTTGGCCTTGGTATGGCGCTTTAGTCAAAGGGTTAGCTTACGATGCAGCTGAATTTATTGAAGCCCATACATACAAAAATGTTATTCGCTGGGCAGATCAGATTGCTGAGCGTCCAGCAGTACAGCGTGGTCGCATGGTAAATAAAACTTGGGGAGAACCAGAATCACAGTTGCATGAGCGTCACGATGCCAGTGATTTTGATACTAAAACTCAGGACAAAATTGGATAAAGTTTCGGCTGCTTCTTAAATTAATCATGGCTAAAGCCCATGCTACATTGTAGGCGGGGATTTATCCCCGCTAAATGCCGTCACCAAACTCATGCAACCCACATTCGCGCTTCAATCCAAAGAAACGCGTATCTTGCTCACTCATACCAGCTTCCAAAGCTTTCGAAGTATGCCAGTCACCAATAGACACAAAACCTTTCTCCCAAAGTGGATGGTAAGGCAGATCATGTGCTTTTAAGTACTGATGCAGTGCTTTGTTTGACTGATCAATAATTGGATAAACTTTGGTTTGTCCGTTTAATCTTTGCAGCACATTTAAGTTTTCACGAGAGTCTGACTGAGAACGTCTTAAACCAGCAAACCAAGTTCCAACCTTCAGCTCTTTCAAAGCCTGCTGCATAGGTAGAACCTTGTTCATCTTGTTGTATTTCTCAATACCTTCGATACCTTGTTCCCATAATAATCCGTGACGAGCTTCTTGCCATGCAGCGGACTCTGGAGCCCGATACACTTTCAAATTAAGCTTTAATCGCACTGTTAACTCATCAATGAATTTGTAGGTTTCAGGAAAAAGATAACCGGTATCAGTTAAGACAACAGGAATATCGGCATATTCTTGAGATAATAAATGTAACATTACCGCTGATTGAGCACCAAAACTAGACGAAACGATGTGCTCACCTGGCAGATGCTTGAGCGCCCAAACCACCCGTTGTTGAGGTGTTTGTTTTTCAAGATCTGCATTAAGCTCAGCGAATTGCTCAGTGTCTAGACTGTTAATCCAATCTGCTGCATGAGCATTTTCGGCTGAATTTTGGAATACTGCGTTAGGCATAAAAATCCTTGGCTGAATTAACAACCGGAGCGATGACTTTAGCGCGAATCAAAAAGTCACCAAAACCTTCGTCTTGGTTACCTTCTTTAGCCCAACGACCTATAAGTTCGTCGAGGTGAGCTAAAATCTCTTGCTCGCTAATATTTTCTTTGTACATTTTGGGGATACGCGTACCCTGACGATCGCCACCGAGGTGGAAATTGTATTTACCAGGGCCTTTTCCAACCAAACCAACTTCTGCAAGCATGGCTCGACCACATCCATTAGGACAACCAGTGACACGGAATATTATGCTGCGGTCAGCGACATTATGTTTTGCTAGCAAACCTTCGATTTCCGTTACCGCATCAGGCAGATAACGTTCAGCTTCCGCCATTGCCAAAGGACAAGTCGGCAATGAAACACAAGCCATGGAATCTAATCGTTGATTACTCACGTCATCTGAAATCAAGCCATGAGTTCTGGCTAAAGATTCAATTTCCTGTTTTTGCTCAGCAGGCACGCCAGCAATAACCAGATTTTGATTCGCGGTTAAACGAAAATCACCAGTGTGAATTTTAGCAATTTCAGCACAGCCTGTTTTTAAGGTTTTCCCTGGGTAATCTAGAATACGGCCGTTTTCAATGAAAACGGTTAAATGGTATTTGCCATCAACGCCTTCAACCCAACCGAAACGATCTCCACGAGAAGTAAACTCATACGGACGGCTTTGCGCAAACTCAATGCCCGCTCTAGCTTCAACTTCAGCTTTAAAGTTCTCAACCCCAACACGTTCAAGAGTGTATTTGGTTTTCGCGTTTTTACGGTTAACACGATTCCCCCAGTCCCGCTGAGTACCAACAACAGCAGCTGCGACATCCAAGGTTTTATCCAATGGGATATAACCGAAGTCATCAGCCTTACGAGGATAAGTAGAGTGATCACCATGGGTCATGGCTAAGCCGCCGCCCACTAATACGTTAAAACCAACTAGTTTGCCGTTTTCAGCAATGGCCACAAAGTTAAGGTCATTTGCATGCACGTCAATATCGTTATGCGGTGGAATAACCACTGTCGTTTTAAATTTACGCGGTAAATAGTTATTTCCTAGAATGGGTTCATTTTCAGTCGTTTCGACCTTTTCTCCATCCAACCAAATTTCAGCATAAGCGCGCGTTTTAGGCAGCAAATGTTCACTAATTTTCTTAGCCCATTCGTACGCCTCTTGATGTACTGCAGACTCCACTGGATTTGACGTGCACAGCACGTTCCGATTTACATCGCCAGCGGTGGCGATTGAATCAATCCCCACTTTATCAAGCATTTGGTGCATCATTTTAATGTGTGGTTTTAATACACCATGGAACTGAAACGTTTGACGAGTAGTTAAACGAATACTGCCGTAAAGGCTATGCTCTTCTGCAAACTTGTCGATTGCTAACCATTGTTTTGGAGAAATAATTCCTCCAGGTAAACGTGCGCGCAACATCACATTTTGTAATGGCTCTAGTTTTTGTTTCGCTCGTTCAGCACGAATATCACGGTCATCTTGCTGATACATACCGTGGAATCGAATTAACTGAAAATTGTCAGCGGTAAAGCCACCGGTCAAATCGTCTTTAAGGTCTTGGGCAATCGTCCCGCGCAAAAAGTTACTATCGCCTTTAATACGCTCGTTTTCTGCCAATTTACCTTCAACTATAAACTTTTTATCGGAAACCATTAGTACACATCCTTCTGATAACGCTTACTACGACGCATTTCGGTTAAATACGCCTCAGCATCTTCTTCACTTTTACCACCGTGTTCTTGAACAACAGTCAAAAGTGCATCATGAACATCTTTAGCCATGTGGGTCGCGTCACCACATACGTAAAAATGCGCGCCTTGCTCTAGCCAATCAAATAACTCAGCACCATTTTCTAAAATGCGGTGCTGTACATAAATCTTTTGCTCTTGGTCACGGGAGAATGCCAAACTAACTTTGTCTACCACGCCATCTTTAACAAAACGTTGCCATTCCGTTTGATATAGGAAGTCTTGAGTAAAACTTGGATTTCCAAAGAACAACCAGTTTTTACCTTCGGCATCATCTTCTGCACGCTGTTGCATGAAAGCTCTAAACGGAGCGATTCCTGTGCCTGGACCAACCATGATCACCGGTGTTTCTGGGTTTTGTGGTAAACGGAAGTTATTGTTATGTTCGACAAACACTTTGAGCTCTTGACCTTCTTCTAGGCGTTTCCCCAAGAAGTTGGAAGCTGAACCTTGGCGCACATTGCCATTGACGTCATATTCAACCATTGCAACAGTAAGGTGCACTTCATCATCTACTTCTGCTTGACTCGAAGCGATTGAATACAGTCTTGGGGTAATGGGCCTGAGTGCTCTAGCCAGCTGCTCAGCGCTAATTTTTGCTGGGAAATCAGTCACAATATCAACAATTTGCTTATCCGCTAAATACTCTCTTAGCTTCGCTTTATCATCGAATAATGCTTGTAATTTTTCATTCGGAGCAGACTCTAAATAGCTCTTCACAAATGTAGGATAACTCAAGGTTAACTCAAATTTTTCGATTAACGCCTGTTTAACGCTAAGAGTATCCTTGCCAACCACCACGGTTTCATTTTCATCAACAGCAACGAGCTTCAATAATTCGTCAACTAGCGCTTCGTCATTGGTAAACCAAATTCCTAATGCGTCACCTGGTTGATATTGAATACCTGATTCTTCAAGAGAAATTTCGATATGACGAATATCTTTAATTGAATCTCGCCCAGTGATTTTTTGACTTTCTAATAAAGTAGCCGTAAATGGATTTTTCTTAGAATATTCTGATTTGCTTGCCGTTCCAGAAGTACTAACTACAGCCCCAGCGACAGGTGCAACTTGCGCTTGACTAGCGGCAAATTCTTCTTTTAACTGAATGGCTATTTGATCAAAAAATGCGTTGGTTACAGTTTCGTAATCTACGTCACAATCGACTCTTGGAGTAATGCGTTTGGCGCCCAAGGCTTCAAGACGAGCGTCAAAGTCTTTTGCGGTCTGGCAGAAGAATTCATAACTGCTATCACCTAAGCCAACTACAGCAAAATTTAATTCTGGCAGTTTAGGTGCCTTTTTACTGCCAACAAACTCATGTAATTCAACTGCATCATCTGGCGCATCGCCCTCACCGTGAGTACTGACCACGATAAGTAGATGAGTTTCACTTTTCAACTGCTTAGCTTTGTAGTCAGCCATACTCAGTAAGTTGACTTTCAAACCAGCATGTTCTGCCTTTTCTTTATAGTCTTGGGCAACACCTTTGGCATTGCCAGTTTGTGATCCATAAAGAATTGTAAGTTGCTTTTCAACAACGGCACCAGTTGCAGCAGGTGCAACGACTTGTCCACCGGTTTGTTGATGTGCTAAACCCGCCAAATAGCCGCTCATCCAAGTAAGCTGGTCATTGTTTAGCGGCGCGATGGCGCTATTAATTTGTTGCCATTGTGATTCGTTAATAACAGCAGTTGGCACAAGTGCCTGATTGTTCTTTGAAGACATAAAAACGCTAACCTTTTAATTGATGCAAGCAGGTTAGCGTTTTTTATTATTAACAGGAAAGACCTAAATAGGATTTTTTATTACTTATTGGACTTAAAACCAAACTTTATTGACTTAGAAGTGTATTTCGATCCCGGCAAATGCACCACTAAACTCTAAATCTGAGTAGATATCATCTAGATCTTCCAACTCTAAAGAAGTCGCTCTGTAGCCCAGTTGTAGCGTCATATCAATCGCCAAATTGTCTATAAATTCGTAAGCTAACGCGATTTCATAATCACTCAAAGAGTGGTCATCTATCGCCAAATAACTGCCCTCTGCGTAAACCCCTAAGCCGGTAAAAGGTAGGCCAATGTAAAGTTTTGAATACACCATAGGCACAACACCAGAAAACTCTTCTCTGGCAAAGTTAGAGGCGTCCGCCGTTTCTCTAACAAATATTTCACCGTCTACGTATTTCCCATTGATGCCGAAATCAAAACTAACCAAATCGTTATCAAATAATTCGTAATACAAAATAAAGTCGGTATTGCTCATATCCACTTCCGTGGTCAGCGCCGTGTCTACACTAAAAATCTCACCATTAAAAGTGAATGTGCTATTTAGTGTAATATCGCCACTGGTATCTAGGGTTGTTTGACGAACTTTGATATTCGGTAACAACGGGATCGGATGCTCTAATGCGGCATAAAAACTCGACTTAGTTTCAGTATCAAAATTAAATCTGGTTATATCAGCATCGTTGGCAAATCCACCTTCGGTATCCATATTCCAGCCTTGGGCACCCACATACAAACCGAGTAGAGTATCTGCTTGGGCAGGTACAGCGACTACGGATGCGGCTAAAATTAATGATTTGACTCTATGTTTCACTCTTTTATCCTTGATTTAACAGTTCATTTAATTCGATTAAAGCAGCATTTGCTCGGGAAATATAGTTCGCCATGACTAATGAGTGATTAGCTAACATACCTAAGCCACTTCCATTTAAAATCATCGGACTCCAAATTGTCTGTTGAGTAGATTCGAGTTCACGAATAATTTGACGCAAACTGACTGTGGCATTTTTCTTTTCAAGCACGTCAGCAAAATCGACTTCTACCGCTTTGAGAAAATGAATCAGAGCCCATGCGGCACCTCTTGCTTCATAAAAATTATCGTCGGTTTTCCACCAGCTGGTTTTTTCATAACGCTGTTTAGGTTCAGGTGTAGACTGTCTAGCTTGTGCATCCCCAGCTAAATCTGTGTTTAGCACTTCTTGGCCGACACTGGCACTTAGCTTCTGTGAAAGATTGCCTAATCGTTTTTCTACTTGCTTCAACCAATCCCTCAAGTTATCTGCTCGAGAGAAAAATTGCGCACTGCCTTGGCCTTTATCAGCCAAATCAGTTCGATAAGCATACAAATCTTTAAGCGCGTCTTGGTACATTGACTCTGCTGAAGGAAGCATCCAACTCAGGTGATTCATATTTAACGCTGGCTGCGCTTTTATTAACTCTGGGTTTTCCATAGATTGTGACTGCGAGCGACTAAAATCTTTGCGCATT harbors:
- a CDS encoding phosphoadenylyl-sulfate reductase: MPNAVFQNSAENAHAADWINSLDTEQFAELNADLEKQTPQQRVVWALKHLPGEHIVSSSFGAQSAVMLHLLSQEYADIPVVLTDTGYLFPETYKFIDELTVRLKLNLKVYRAPESAAWQEARHGLLWEQGIEGIEKYNKMNKVLPMQQALKELKVGTWFAGLRRSQSDSRENLNVLQRLNGQTKVYPIIDQSNKALHQYLKAHDLPYHPLWEKGFVSIGDWHTSKALEAGMSEQDTRFFGLKRECGLHEFGDGI
- the cysI gene encoding assimilatory sulfite reductase (NADPH) hemoprotein subunit, with translation MVSDKKFIVEGKLAENERIKGDSNFLRGTIAQDLKDDLTGGFTADNFQLIRFHGMYQQDDRDIRAERAKQKLEPLQNVMLRARLPGGIISPKQWLAIDKFAEEHSLYGSIRLTTRQTFQFHGVLKPHIKMMHQMLDKVGIDSIATAGDVNRNVLCTSNPVESAVHQEAYEWAKKISEHLLPKTRAYAEIWLDGEKVETTENEPILGNNYLPRKFKTTVVIPPHNDIDVHANDLNFVAIAENGKLVGFNVLVGGGLAMTHGDHSTYPRKADDFGYIPLDKTLDVAAAVVGTQRDWGNRVNRKNAKTKYTLERVGVENFKAEVEARAGIEFAQSRPYEFTSRGDRFGWVEGVDGKYHLTVFIENGRILDYPGKTLKTGCAEIAKIHTGDFRLTANQNLVIAGVPAEQKQEIESLARTHGLISDDVSNQRLDSMACVSLPTCPLAMAEAERYLPDAVTEIEGLLAKHNVADRSIIFRVTGCPNGCGRAMLAEVGLVGKGPGKYNFHLGGDRQGTRIPKMYKENISEQEILAHLDELIGRWAKEGNQDEGFGDFLIRAKVIAPVVNSAKDFYA
- a CDS encoding assimilatory sulfite reductase (NADPH) flavoprotein subunit translates to MSSKNNQALVPTAVINESQWQQINSAIAPLNNDQLTWMSGYLAGLAHQQTGGQVVAPAATGAVVEKQLTILYGSQTGNAKGVAQDYKEKAEHAGLKVNLLSMADYKAKQLKSETHLLIVVSTHGEGDAPDDAVELHEFVGSKKAPKLPELNFAVVGLGDSSYEFFCQTAKDFDARLEALGAKRITPRVDCDVDYETVTNAFFDQIAIQLKEEFAASQAQVAPVAGAVVSTSGTASKSEYSKKNPFTATLLESQKITGRDSIKDIRHIEISLEESGIQYQPGDALGIWFTNDEALVDELLKLVAVDENETVVVGKDTLSVKQALIEKFELTLSYPTFVKSYLESAPNEKLQALFDDKAKLREYLADKQIVDIVTDFPAKISAEQLARALRPITPRLYSIASSQAEVDDEVHLTVAMVEYDVNGNVRQGSASNFLGKRLEEGQELKVFVEHNNNFRLPQNPETPVIMVGPGTGIAPFRAFMQQRAEDDAEGKNWLFFGNPSFTQDFLYQTEWQRFVKDGVVDKVSLAFSRDQEQKIYVQHRILENGAELFDWLEQGAHFYVCGDATHMAKDVHDALLTVVQEHGGKSEEDAEAYLTEMRRSKRYQKDVY
- a CDS encoding TIGR04219 family outer membrane beta-barrel protein, with translation MKHRVKSLILAASVVAVPAQADTLLGLYVGAQGWNMDTEGGFANDADITRFNFDTETKSSFYAALEHPIPLLPNIKVRQTTLDTSGDITLNSTFTFNGEIFSVDTALTTEVDMSNTDFILYYELFDNDLVSFDFGINGKYVDGEIFVRETADASNFAREEFSGVVPMVYSKLYIGLPFTGLGVYAEGSYLAIDDHSLSDYEIALAYEFIDNLAIDMTLQLGYRATSLELEDLDDIYSDLEFSGAFAGIEIHF
- a CDS encoding DUF2333 family protein, whose amino-acid sequence is MQRFLNAKWLTTTFLIIVFIGWLVSIYWSSEPDSFNVRTEAQSYAQANSENVVVGYTTTHTLIRVVESLMDKPGGYLSNDVMPPGIFMDNMPRWEFGVLEMSRDLALAMRKDFSRSQSQSMENPELIKAQPALNMNHLSWMLPSAESMYQDALKDLYAYRTDLADKGQGSAQFFSRADNLRDWLKQVEKRLGNLSQKLSASVGQEVLNTDLAGDAQARQSTPEPKQRYEKTSWWKTDDNFYEARGAAWALIHFLKAVEVDFADVLEKKNATVSLRQIIRELESTQQTIWSPMILNGSGLGMLANHSLVMANYISRANAALIELNELLNQG